Proteins encoded within one genomic window of Bradyrhizobium sp. CB1717:
- a CDS encoding TRAP transporter small permease, producing the protein MTDPHVADHEQEAVAGRPSTGLLSRINAPIARLGMYLSVTGLLVIVTIVFYQVFGRYVLNSSPTWTENLALVLILYVTLIGAAVGVRDAGHIGMDSLLVMLPDHVREKIEIVIHVLVAVFGIAMAYNGWILGSSVGTVKIPNLGLPEVIRYVPLIASGILIVSFSIEHIIALLRGEEVVPSWN; encoded by the coding sequence ATGACAGACCCACATGTCGCAGATCACGAGCAGGAGGCGGTTGCCGGACGCCCGTCCACCGGCCTGCTCTCGCGGATCAATGCACCCATCGCGCGCCTGGGCATGTATCTGTCGGTGACCGGTCTGCTCGTCATCGTCACCATCGTGTTCTACCAGGTGTTCGGACGGTACGTGCTCAATTCCAGCCCGACCTGGACCGAGAACCTTGCGCTGGTCCTCATTCTGTACGTCACGCTGATCGGCGCCGCCGTCGGCGTCCGCGATGCCGGACATATCGGCATGGACAGTCTGCTGGTCATGCTTCCGGATCATGTGCGTGAGAAGATCGAGATCGTGATCCATGTTCTGGTGGCCGTGTTCGGCATCGCGATGGCCTATAACGGCTGGATCCTCGGATCATCGGTCGGTACGGTGAAAATCCCCAATCTCGGCTTGCCTGAAGTGATCCGCTACGTGCCGCTGATCGCTTCGGGCATCCTGATCGTTTCCTTCTCCATCGAGCACATCATTGCCCTCCTGCGCGGCGAAGAGGTCGTCCCCTCATGGAACTGA
- a CDS encoding TRAP transporter large permease, with product MELIILGATFFGFLILGVPVAFAIGLSAICTILYEGLPVAVIFQQMMSGMNIFSFLAIPFFVFSGELMLHGGVADKIVKLAKNLVGHIRGGLGMSNVVACTLFGGVSGSPVADVSAMGAVMIPMMKKEGFDTDYAVNVTTHASLVGALMPTSHNMIIYALAAGGKVSIGALIAAGLLPALVLMVCMLVAAYAVAVKRGYPAGKFPGWAEVFRSLAAALPGLLIVGIILAGILSGVFTATESAAVAVTYTILLTFFIYRTMTLQNFLRAAAKAVKTTGVVLLLIGVSTMFQYLMGLYEVADFAGDLMSKVSTQPWMIFLLINVILFVLGTFMDMAATILICTPIFLPIAMKAGMDPVQFGMLMLINCALGLNTPPVGTTQFVGCAIGGISVGAVMRTILPFYAALIAALMFVTYVPAFSLWLPRLLMGYKG from the coding sequence ATGGAACTGATCATTCTCGGCGCCACTTTCTTCGGCTTCCTGATCCTCGGCGTCCCGGTCGCCTTCGCGATCGGCCTCTCCGCAATCTGCACCATCCTCTACGAAGGCCTGCCGGTCGCCGTCATCTTCCAGCAGATGATGTCGGGGATGAACATCTTCTCGTTCCTGGCCATCCCGTTCTTCGTCTTCAGCGGTGAGCTGATGCTGCATGGCGGCGTCGCCGACAAGATCGTGAAGCTCGCCAAGAATCTCGTCGGCCACATCCGCGGCGGCCTCGGCATGTCGAACGTGGTCGCCTGCACGTTGTTCGGCGGCGTCTCCGGCTCGCCCGTGGCCGACGTGTCGGCGATGGGCGCGGTGATGATCCCGATGATGAAAAAAGAGGGGTTCGACACCGACTACGCCGTCAACGTCACCACCCATGCCTCGCTGGTCGGCGCGCTGATGCCGACCAGCCACAACATGATCATCTATGCGCTGGCCGCCGGCGGCAAGGTCTCGATCGGCGCGCTGATTGCCGCCGGCCTCCTGCCGGCGCTGGTGCTGATGGTGTGCATGCTGGTCGCCGCCTACGCGGTCGCGGTGAAGCGGGGCTATCCGGCCGGCAAGTTCCCGGGTTGGGCCGAGGTGTTCCGTTCGCTCGCCGCCGCGCTGCCCGGCCTTCTGATCGTCGGCATCATCCTGGCGGGCATCCTGTCCGGCGTCTTCACGGCAACTGAATCGGCGGCCGTCGCGGTCACCTACACGATCCTGCTGACCTTCTTCATCTACCGCACCATGACCCTGCAGAACTTCCTGCGGGCCGCGGCCAAAGCGGTGAAGACGACGGGCGTGGTGCTGCTGCTGATCGGCGTCTCCACCATGTTCCAGTACCTGATGGGGCTCTATGAAGTCGCAGATTTCGCCGGCGACCTCATGAGCAAGGTCTCGACGCAGCCCTGGATGATCTTCCTGCTCATCAACGTCATCCTGTTCGTGCTTGGCACGTTCATGGACATGGCGGCGACCATCCTGATCTGCACCCCGATCTTCCTGCCGATCGCGATGAAGGCCGGCATGGACCCGGTGCAGTTCGGCATGCTGATGCTGATCAACTGCGCGCTCGGACTGAACACCCCGCCGGTCGGAACGACGCAGTTCGTCGGCTGCGCCATCGGCGGCATCTCGGTCGGCGCGGTGATGCGCACCATTCTGCCGTTCTATGCCGCGCTGATCGCGGCGCTGATGTTTGTCACCTACGTTCCCGCGTTCTCGCTGTGGCTGCCGCGCCTCTTGATGGGATACAAGGGATAG
- a CDS encoding SDR family oxidoreductase: MTDYRKLFDLTGKTAVVLGAASGIGKSSAEALAGLGARVVCADRALDAAEATAAGIREKGGWAEAASCDAASAADVNALAKTVMQKFPRLDIAVTTPGLNIRKTILDYTEEDLDRVLNLNVKGTVWFFQAFGRIMVAQKGGSIIACSSVRAVTIEPGLGVYGSTKAAIGLLVKGFASEVGHAGVRVNAIAPSIAETALTGPFKQRPDIYNLYAGHTVFNRWSSADEVATAVAYLASDAASYVSGSTLFVDGGWTAVDGPPTGLTQLHK, encoded by the coding sequence GTGACCGACTATCGCAAGCTCTTCGATCTCACCGGCAAGACAGCCGTGGTGCTCGGTGCCGCCTCGGGGATCGGCAAATCGTCGGCCGAGGCGCTGGCCGGGTTAGGGGCCCGCGTCGTCTGCGCCGATCGCGCGCTTGACGCTGCGGAAGCGACCGCCGCCGGCATTCGCGAGAAGGGCGGGTGGGCGGAAGCAGCCAGCTGCGATGCCGCGAGCGCTGCGGACGTCAACGCACTGGCGAAAACCGTGATGCAAAAGTTCCCACGGCTCGACATCGCCGTGACGACGCCCGGGCTCAACATCCGCAAAACCATCCTCGACTACACCGAGGAGGATCTCGACCGCGTCCTCAACCTCAACGTCAAGGGCACGGTCTGGTTCTTCCAGGCCTTCGGCCGCATCATGGTCGCGCAGAAGGGCGGGAGCATCATTGCCTGCTCCTCGGTGCGCGCGGTGACCATCGAGCCCGGCCTTGGCGTCTACGGCTCCACCAAGGCGGCGATCGGCCTCTTGGTGAAGGGATTTGCCTCCGAGGTCGGCCATGCCGGCGTGCGCGTCAACGCGATCGCGCCGAGCATCGCCGAGACCGCGCTGACCGGCCCGTTCAAGCAGCGCCCGGACATCTACAATCTCTATGCCGGCCACACCGTGTTCAATCGTTGGAGCAGCGCCGACGAGGTCGCCACCGCCGTGGCTTATCTCGCCTCGGATGCCGCGAGCTATGTCAGCGGCAGCACGTTGTTCGTTGACGGCGGCTGGACCGCGGTCGATGGTCCTCCGACTGGTCTCACCCAGTTGCACAAATAG
- a CDS encoding substrate-binding domain-containing protein, producing MTTVNILSGGAAQGLVRSLSDAFKAETGCSIDGEFGAVGIMADKLRAGTPADLVILTQALLAKLTEEKLVTPASIADVGRVETALAVRSRDPRVTVKTEADLRDALRSADAIYVPDTKASTAGQHVARVLDQLGIAYEVASRLKIFPNGATAMRELANSTATRPIGCTQATEIIATDGIALSGALPPGCELVTMYTAGVTARAAHPKEAAALVALLTGANRKDLRQRMGFAG from the coding sequence GTGACGACAGTGAACATCTTGAGCGGCGGCGCGGCGCAAGGCCTGGTGCGCAGCCTCAGTGATGCCTTCAAGGCTGAGACCGGCTGTAGCATTGACGGCGAGTTCGGCGCCGTTGGTATCATGGCCGACAAGCTGCGCGCGGGTACGCCGGCCGATCTCGTGATCCTGACGCAGGCCCTGCTTGCGAAGCTTACCGAGGAGAAGCTCGTTACCCCCGCCTCGATCGCGGATGTCGGCCGGGTGGAGACCGCACTGGCGGTCCGCAGCCGCGACCCCAGGGTGACGGTGAAGACAGAAGCCGATTTGCGCGACGCGCTGCGTTCCGCAGACGCCATCTACGTCCCGGACACGAAGGCGTCGACCGCGGGACAGCACGTCGCAAGGGTGCTGGATCAGCTCGGCATCGCTTACGAGGTCGCATCGCGCTTGAAAATCTTTCCGAACGGCGCGACGGCGATGCGCGAGCTTGCGAACTCGACTGCGACGCGGCCGATTGGCTGCACGCAGGCGACCGAGATCATCGCGACCGACGGCATCGCGCTGTCGGGGGCGCTTCCGCCGGGCTGCGAGCTCGTGACGATGTACACGGCCGGCGTGACCGCGCGGGCTGCACATCCGAAAGAAGCAGCCGCGCTGGTCGCGTTGCTGACCGGCGCAAACCGGAAAGACTTGCGCCAGCGTATGGGCTTTGCCGGCTAG
- a CDS encoding molybdopterin cofactor-binding domain-containing protein produces MSFPAPKLPVSLVANPRLSSWVKFTGDGRVAISPGKVEIGQGIVTALAQIAADELDVGIGRIEMVRASTATSPNEGVTSGSLSVQQSGRALRHACAEVRQRFLAAASERLGVDAALLDVDDGTISGPGNVRTSYWELAGDVSLDHNATPGAAAKLASRRAVAGHSVQRVDIPDKVFAQPRFIHDRALQGLLHGRVLRPDISGARLIALDDTAARADPGLVAIVRDGGFAGVVAESEATADAALKVLRKGATWSASEPLPDEDDLAGFLKGQPIETTIIDTKPASSPREPARTLRRQYTRPYIAHASIAPSCAMAQWDGDRVHVWTHSQGVYLLRADLAIVLKLPAGNIVVEHLEGAGCYGHNAADDVALDAVLLAKAASGRPVRVQWSRHDEMSHAPFGAAMAIEIEADLDADNEIVGWRHAIWSNGHAARPGRAAQPALLAATEIANPYPRMISTNPPATNGGGGDRNSVPLYDLPAWTITSHRLLTMPVRTSALRTLGGQGNVFAIEFLLDEIAALRGEDPVAFRLRHLRDERARDVIRAAARRAQWKPQKQAGIGHGVGFARYKNTGAYCAAIAEIEGADDIRVKRLTLAVDVGEAINPDGVVNQIEGGAIQATSWVLKERVRFDRSRIISTSWTDYPILTFSEVPAVDVEIIQRPEIEPVGAGEAAHGPVTAAIANAVFDCLGVRVRDLPITRNRIIAAMELAS; encoded by the coding sequence ATGAGCTTCCCTGCCCCGAAACTGCCGGTCAGCCTGGTGGCCAATCCAAGGCTGTCGTCCTGGGTGAAATTCACCGGTGACGGCCGTGTGGCGATCTCGCCGGGCAAGGTCGAGATCGGCCAGGGCATCGTCACGGCGCTGGCGCAGATCGCAGCGGACGAGCTCGACGTCGGTATCGGCAGGATCGAGATGGTCCGCGCCTCGACGGCGACCAGCCCGAACGAGGGCGTCACCTCGGGCAGCCTGTCGGTCCAGCAATCCGGCCGCGCGCTGCGCCATGCCTGTGCCGAGGTGCGCCAGCGCTTTCTCGCCGCGGCGTCGGAGCGTCTCGGCGTCGACGCAGCATTGCTCGATGTCGATGACGGCACGATCTCGGGTCCCGGCAATGTCAGGACCAGTTATTGGGAGCTGGCCGGCGATGTTTCGCTCGACCACAACGCCACCCCAGGCGCGGCAGCGAAGCTCGCCTCGAGGCGCGCCGTCGCCGGGCATTCCGTCCAGCGCGTGGACATTCCCGACAAGGTGTTCGCCCAGCCGCGCTTCATCCATGACCGGGCATTGCAGGGTTTGCTGCACGGACGCGTGCTGAGGCCGGACATCTCGGGCGCCAGGCTGATCGCGCTGGACGACACAGCCGCACGCGCGGACCCCGGTCTCGTCGCGATCGTCCGCGACGGCGGATTTGCCGGCGTAGTCGCTGAAAGTGAGGCAACGGCGGATGCCGCACTGAAAGTCCTGCGCAAAGGCGCGACGTGGTCGGCGAGCGAGCCGCTGCCCGATGAAGACGATCTCGCAGGCTTCCTAAAAGGCCAGCCGATCGAAACAACCATCATAGACACAAAGCCGGCGTCGTCGCCGCGCGAGCCCGCCCGAACTCTGCGCCGGCAATACACCCGACCCTACATCGCCCATGCCTCGATCGCGCCCTCCTGCGCCATGGCACAGTGGGACGGCGATCGTGTCCATGTCTGGACCCACAGCCAGGGTGTCTATCTGCTGCGCGCCGATCTCGCCATCGTGCTCAAGCTGCCGGCAGGGAACATCGTCGTCGAGCACTTGGAGGGCGCAGGCTGCTATGGACACAATGCCGCCGATGACGTCGCGCTCGATGCCGTGCTGCTGGCGAAAGCGGCCAGCGGCCGACCGGTCCGGGTGCAATGGTCGCGCCACGACGAGATGAGCCATGCACCGTTTGGTGCAGCCATGGCCATAGAGATCGAGGCCGATCTCGATGCGGACAATGAGATCGTTGGCTGGCGCCATGCAATCTGGAGCAACGGCCACGCCGCGCGGCCGGGGCGTGCAGCGCAGCCCGCGTTGCTCGCGGCAACCGAAATTGCAAATCCCTATCCGCGCATGATCTCGACCAATCCGCCCGCAACCAATGGCGGCGGTGGCGACCGCAACTCCGTTCCACTCTATGACCTCCCGGCCTGGACGATCACGAGCCACCGGCTGCTGACCATGCCGGTGCGTACCTCGGCGCTGCGGACGCTGGGCGGACAAGGCAATGTCTTCGCCATCGAGTTCTTGCTCGATGAGATCGCCGCGCTACGCGGCGAGGACCCCGTCGCATTCCGCCTGCGCCATCTCCGTGACGAGCGGGCGCGCGACGTCATCCGCGCCGCAGCCCGACGCGCGCAGTGGAAACCTCAGAAGCAGGCCGGTATCGGTCACGGCGTCGGCTTTGCCCGCTATAAGAACACCGGCGCCTATTGCGCCGCGATTGCAGAGATCGAAGGTGCCGACGACATCCGCGTGAAGCGGCTGACGCTTGCGGTCGATGTCGGAGAGGCCATCAATCCGGACGGCGTCGTCAACCAGATCGAGGGAGGTGCGATCCAGGCGACGAGCTGGGTGCTGAAGGAGCGCGTTCGTTTCGACCGGTCGCGTATCATCTCAACCTCGTGGACGGACTATCCGATCCTGACATTCAGCGAGGTGCCGGCGGTGGATGTCGAGATCATCCAGCGCCCGGAGATCGAGCCGGTCGGCGCCGGCGAAGCCGCGCACGGCCCGGTGACGGCGGCGATCGCGAATGCCGTGTTCGATTGCCTCGGCGTGCGCGTGCGCGACCTGCCGATCACGCGCAACAGGATCATTGCAGCCATGGAGCTTGCATCGTGA
- a CDS encoding (2Fe-2S)-binding protein, with amino-acid sequence MPSLQFRLNGAVIAVDADPDQMLLDVLRSRLGITGAHFGCGAGECGACHVMVDGRAIASCDMPMWSVTDKDVVTLEGLGTAEQPHPLQRAFIAEQAMQCGYCVSGILISAAALLKRNPSPTEAEVRAALDRNLCRCGSHNRMVRAVLRAASEMAAS; translated from the coding sequence ATGCCCTCCCTTCAATTCCGGCTCAACGGCGCGGTGATCGCCGTGGACGCCGATCCAGACCAGATGCTGCTCGACGTGCTGCGCAGCCGGCTCGGCATCACCGGAGCGCATTTTGGCTGCGGCGCCGGTGAGTGCGGCGCCTGTCATGTCATGGTCGACGGCCGCGCGATCGCCTCCTGCGACATGCCGATGTGGTCGGTCACGGACAAGGACGTCGTCACGCTGGAGGGCCTTGGCACAGCGGAGCAGCCGCATCCGCTGCAACGCGCTTTCATCGCCGAACAGGCGATGCAATGCGGCTATTGCGTCTCCGGAATCCTGATCAGCGCAGCGGCACTGCTGAAACGCAACCCGTCGCCGACGGAGGCTGAGGTGAGAGCGGCGCTCGATCGCAATCTGTGCCGGTGCGGATCGCATAACCGCATGGTCCGCGCGGTGTTGCGCGCGGCGTCGGAGATGGCGGCGTCATGA
- a CDS encoding tripartite tricarboxylate transporter substrate binding protein, which translates to MLALAAGLLGAFAAAPSSAQDYPARSVRIIVPFGAGGPADVAARLIGNVLQESFGQPFVIENRTGAGGVIGTIEAAKSPADGYTLLMMSNTQTANESLLTPDKRKYELMRDLAPIAPVNYSDLVIVVNPQVPVKTLADFIALAKSQPGKLNYASSGQGTPYHMAGELFKAMAGIDVVHVPYRNSGEARSGVIGGQVQMMIDAVPAMAPNIAESRVRPLATTGKQRSAVLPHVPTAIEAGVPGYEATIWLGLMAPAGTPKPVIDKLNAAVNAMVKRPDIIKLWTEQGAVPMSMTPQEFDKFLRGDIEKWADVVKKFDKS; encoded by the coding sequence ATGCTGGCGCTGGCCGCCGGCCTGCTCGGCGCATTCGCCGCGGCCCCCTCATCGGCACAGGATTATCCGGCGCGCTCGGTCCGCATCATCGTCCCCTTCGGCGCCGGCGGGCCGGCCGATGTCGCTGCCCGGCTGATCGGCAACGTGCTCCAGGAGAGCTTTGGCCAGCCCTTCGTGATCGAGAACCGCACTGGCGCGGGCGGCGTCATCGGCACGATCGAAGCTGCGAAGTCCCCGGCCGACGGCTACACGCTGCTGATGATGTCCAACACCCAGACGGCGAATGAATCGCTGCTGACGCCGGACAAGCGCAAATACGAGCTGATGCGCGACCTCGCGCCGATCGCGCCGGTCAACTATTCCGATCTCGTCATCGTGGTGAACCCGCAAGTCCCGGTGAAGACGCTTGCCGACTTCATCGCGCTCGCCAAATCGCAGCCGGGAAAGCTGAACTATGCCTCCTCCGGCCAGGGCACGCCGTATCACATGGCCGGTGAGCTGTTCAAAGCGATGGCCGGCATCGACGTCGTCCATGTCCCCTACCGCAATAGCGGCGAAGCTCGCAGCGGCGTGATCGGCGGACAGGTGCAGATGATGATCGACGCGGTGCCGGCAATGGCGCCGAACATTGCCGAAAGCCGGGTTCGCCCGCTCGCCACCACAGGCAAGCAGCGCTCCGCGGTGCTGCCGCACGTGCCGACCGCGATTGAAGCCGGCGTTCCCGGCTACGAGGCGACGATCTGGCTCGGGCTGATGGCGCCGGCCGGTACGCCGAAGCCCGTCATCGACAAGCTCAACGCCGCCGTCAACGCAATGGTGAAGCGGCCGGACATCATAAAACTCTGGACCGAGCAGGGTGCCGTACCCATGTCAATGACACCGCAGGAATTCGACAAATTCCTGCGCGGCGACATCGAGAAATGGGCCGATGTCGTCAAGAAGTTCGACAAGTCCTGA
- a CDS encoding molybdopterin-dependent oxidoreductase, whose translation MNQHAKIEIRHSTCPHDCPSACALDVEVVEGRSIGRVRGSKKQTYTAGVVCAKVARYAERIHHPERVTFPMRRIGPKGTGQFARISWDEALDEIAERLNQAEREFGAESIWPYYYAGTMGLVMRDGLNRLTHVKEYSRFYQTICANVGRIGYAIGTGKIAGVDPREMALSDLVVIWGTNPVNTQVNVMTHASRARKERGAKIAAVDIYDNETMKQADIKIILRPGTDGAFACGVMHVLFRDGHADRAYMDKYTDCPAELEAHLKTRTPEWASAICGVPVAEIEAFAKAVGETKRTFFRFGYGFTRSRNGAVQMHAANCIPAVTGAWQYEGGGAFFNNYALWHFNESVIEGHDAIDHSVRALDQSKIGRILTGDAEALRGKGPVKAMLIQNTNPMTVAPEQALVRQGFAREDLFVAVHEQFMTETAQMADIVLPATMFMEHDDLYYGGGHQHISVGPKLIDPPGECRSNHEVLQALAPRLGAKHPGFEMTPRELINATLKLSNHGDIAGLEADLWRDLQPDFRTSHFLDGFAHADKKFHFRADWAHPPFGVTMGDFDKMPDLPDHWAVIEQADQAHPFRLATSPSRSFLNTTFNETPSSQAREGKASVMIHPLDAALLDIADGDAVTLGNGRGETTLVATLFEGVRRGVLIAESVHPNKNHIGGRGINMLTGADTIAPIGGAAFHDNKVWIRKAAAT comes from the coding sequence ATGAACCAGCACGCCAAGATCGAAATCCGCCATTCGACCTGTCCGCATGATTGCCCCTCGGCCTGTGCCCTCGATGTCGAGGTGGTCGAGGGCCGCAGCATCGGCCGCGTCCGCGGTTCGAAAAAGCAGACCTATACGGCCGGCGTCGTCTGCGCCAAGGTCGCCCGCTACGCCGAGCGCATCCATCACCCGGAGAGGGTGACATTCCCGATGCGCCGCATTGGGCCGAAGGGCACGGGCCAGTTTGCGCGGATCTCGTGGGACGAGGCGCTGGACGAGATCGCGGAGCGCCTCAACCAGGCGGAGCGCGAGTTCGGCGCGGAATCGATCTGGCCCTATTACTACGCCGGCACGATGGGCCTCGTGATGCGCGACGGGCTCAACCGCCTCACCCATGTGAAAGAGTATTCGCGCTTCTATCAAACGATTTGCGCCAATGTGGGCCGCATCGGCTATGCGATCGGCACCGGCAAGATCGCCGGCGTCGACCCGCGCGAGATGGCGCTGTCCGACTTGGTGGTGATCTGGGGCACCAATCCCGTCAACACCCAGGTCAACGTGATGACGCACGCCTCGCGTGCCCGCAAGGAGCGCGGTGCGAAGATCGCCGCGGTCGACATCTACGACAACGAGACCATGAAGCAGGCTGACATCAAGATCATCCTGCGTCCCGGCACCGACGGCGCGTTCGCCTGCGGCGTCATGCATGTCCTGTTCCGCGACGGCCATGCCGACCGCGCCTACATGGACAAGTACACGGATTGCCCCGCCGAGCTCGAGGCGCATCTGAAGACACGCACGCCGGAATGGGCTTCTGCAATCTGCGGCGTGCCGGTGGCGGAGATCGAGGCTTTTGCGAAAGCGGTCGGGGAGACCAAACGTACCTTCTTCCGTTTTGGCTACGGCTTTACGCGCAGCCGCAACGGCGCCGTGCAGATGCACGCCGCGAATTGCATTCCCGCGGTGACCGGCGCCTGGCAATATGAGGGCGGTGGCGCCTTCTTCAACAATTACGCGCTGTGGCACTTCAATGAATCCGTCATCGAGGGCCACGACGCGATCGACCACAGCGTCCGCGCGCTCGACCAGTCCAAGATCGGCCGCATCCTTACCGGCGACGCTGAGGCGCTGCGCGGCAAGGGGCCGGTCAAGGCGATGCTGATCCAGAACACCAATCCGATGACGGTGGCGCCGGAGCAGGCGCTCGTGCGTCAGGGCTTTGCGCGCGAGGATCTGTTCGTCGCGGTGCACGAGCAGTTCATGACCGAGACGGCGCAGATGGCCGACATCGTGCTGCCGGCGACCATGTTCATGGAGCACGACGACCTCTATTACGGCGGTGGGCACCAGCACATCTCGGTCGGGCCGAAGCTGATCGACCCGCCCGGCGAATGCCGCTCCAATCATGAGGTCTTGCAGGCGCTGGCGCCGCGGCTTGGCGCCAAGCACCCGGGCTTCGAGATGACGCCGCGCGAACTGATCAACGCGACGCTGAAGCTGAGCAACCACGGCGACATCGCCGGCCTCGAAGCTGACCTCTGGCGCGACCTGCAGCCGGACTTCCGCACCTCGCATTTCCTCGACGGCTTTGCCCATGCCGACAAGAAATTCCACTTCAGGGCGGATTGGGCGCACCCGCCGTTCGGCGTGACGATGGGCGATTTCGACAAGATGCCTGATCTGCCGGACCATTGGGCGGTGATCGAGCAGGCCGACCAGGCCCATCCGTTCCGGCTCGCCACCAGCCCCTCGCGCAGCTTCCTCAACACCACCTTCAACGAGACGCCGTCCTCGCAGGCACGCGAGGGCAAAGCGAGCGTGATGATCCATCCGCTCGATGCCGCGCTCCTCGATATCGCCGACGGTGACGCCGTGACGCTCGGCAACGGCCGCGGCGAGACCACGCTGGTCGCGACGTTGTTCGAGGGCGTGCGGCGTGGCGTCTTGATCGCGGAATCCGTTCATCCGAACAAGAACCATATCGGCGGCCGTGGCATCAACATGCTGACGGGTGCGGACACGATCGCGCCGATCGGCGGGGCCGCGTTCCACGACAACAAGGTCTGGATCAGGAAAGCGGCCGCGACCTGA